One window of the Gymnogyps californianus isolate 813 chromosome 13, ASM1813914v2, whole genome shotgun sequence genome contains the following:
- the IP6K1 gene encoding inositol hexakisphosphate kinase 1 isoform X2 yields the protein MCVCQTMEVGKYGKNATRSGDRGVLLEPFIHQVGGHSSMMRYDDHTVCKPLITREQRFYESLPPEMKEFTPEYKGVVSVCFEGDSDGYINLVAYPYVENEALEQDDMPERDQPRRKHSRRSLHRSSSGTEHKEEKPGLASDSTESIQETKSPRVDLHIHSDVPFQMLDGNSGLSSEKISYNPWSLRCHKQQLSRMRSESKDRKLYKFLLLENVVHHFRLPCVLDLKMGTRQHGDDASEEKAARQMKKCEQSTSATLGVRVCGMQVYQLDTGHYLCRNKYYGRGLSIEGFRNALYQYLHNGIELRKDLFEPVLAKLRSLKAVLERQASYRFYSSSLLIIYDGKDSRAGMFVERRPEMRLKRVDSSLPESLQDGGSTEPGSSAQPKVDVRMIDFAHSTFKGFRDDPTVHDGPDMGYVFGLESLINIMEQMREENQ from the exons ATGTGTGTTTGTCAAACCATGGAAGTGGGCAAGTATGGCAAGAATGCCACTCGATCTGGAGACCGGGGGGTCCTGCTGGAGCCTTTCATTCACCAGGTGGGCGGCCACAGCAGCATGATGCGCTACGACGACCATACTGTTTGCAAGCCCCTCATTACCAGAGAACAGCGCTTCTATGAGTCTCTGCCCCCGGAGATGAAGGAGTTCACACCTGAGTACAAAG GTGTGGTATCTGTCTGTTTTGAGGGAGACAGCGACGGCTACATTAACCTGGTGGCCTATCCCTACGTGGAGAACGAGGCTCTGGAGCAGGATGATATGCCAGAGCGGGACCAGCCACGACGCAAGCACTCGCGTCGGAGCCTTCACAGATCAAGCAGTGGCACTGAGCACAAGGAGGAAAAGCCTGGCCTGGCCAGTGACAGCACTGAAAG CATCCAGGAAACGAAGAGTCCCAGGGTGGACTTGCACATCCATTCAGATGTTCCGTTTCAGATGTTGGATGGGAACAGCGGTCTGAGCTCTGAAAAAATCAGCTATAACCCCTGGAGCCTGCGCTGTCATAAGCAGCAGCTGAGCCGCATGCGGTCAGAGTCCAAAGACCGAAAACTCTACA AGTTCCTTTTGCTGGAGAACGTGGTGCATCACTTCAGGCTTCCCTGCGTACTTGATCTGAAGATGGGGACCAGGCAGCACGGAGATGATGCGTCTGAGGAGAAGGCTGCTCGGCAGATGAAGAAGTGTGAACAGAGCACTTCTGCCACCTTGGGCGTGCGCGTGTGTGGGATGCAG GTCTATCAGCTGGACACAGGGCATTACTTATGCAGGAATAAATACTATGGACGCGGTCTTTCCATCGAGGGCTTCCGCAATGCCCTCTACCAGTATCTCCACAACGGCATTGAGCTGCGCAAGGACCTCTTTGAGCCTGTCCTCGCCAAACTGCGAAGCCTGAAGGCGGTTTTGGAGAGACAGGCCTCCTACCGCTTCTACTCCAGCTCCCTTCTCATCATTTACGATGGGAAGgacagcagggcagggatgTTTGTGGAGCGCCGGCCGGAGATGCGCCTGAAGCGGGTGGACAGCTCTCTCCCGGAGAGCCTTCAGGATGGCGGCAGCACGGAGCCCGGCTCCTCGGCCCAGCCCAAGGTGGACGTGCGTATGATTGACTTTGCACACAGCACGTTCAAAGGCTTTCGCGATGACCCCACTGTGCATGACGGACCCGACATGGGTTATGTATTTGGGCTGGAAAGCCTCATCAACATCATGGAACAGATGCGTGAGGAAAACCAGTAG
- the IP6K1 gene encoding inositol hexakisphosphate kinase 1 isoform X1 produces MCVCQTMEVGKYGKNATRSGDRGVLLEPFIHQVGGHSSMMRYDDHTVCKPLITREQRFYESLPPEMKEFTPEYKGVVSVCFEGDSDGYINLVAYPYVENEALEQDDMPERDQPRRKHSRRSLHRSSSGTEHKEEKPGLASDSTESSIQETKSPRVDLHIHSDVPFQMLDGNSGLSSEKISYNPWSLRCHKQQLSRMRSESKDRKLYKFLLLENVVHHFRLPCVLDLKMGTRQHGDDASEEKAARQMKKCEQSTSATLGVRVCGMQVYQLDTGHYLCRNKYYGRGLSIEGFRNALYQYLHNGIELRKDLFEPVLAKLRSLKAVLERQASYRFYSSSLLIIYDGKDSRAGMFVERRPEMRLKRVDSSLPESLQDGGSTEPGSSAQPKVDVRMIDFAHSTFKGFRDDPTVHDGPDMGYVFGLESLINIMEQMREENQ; encoded by the exons ATGTGTGTTTGTCAAACCATGGAAGTGGGCAAGTATGGCAAGAATGCCACTCGATCTGGAGACCGGGGGGTCCTGCTGGAGCCTTTCATTCACCAGGTGGGCGGCCACAGCAGCATGATGCGCTACGACGACCATACTGTTTGCAAGCCCCTCATTACCAGAGAACAGCGCTTCTATGAGTCTCTGCCCCCGGAGATGAAGGAGTTCACACCTGAGTACAAAG GTGTGGTATCTGTCTGTTTTGAGGGAGACAGCGACGGCTACATTAACCTGGTGGCCTATCCCTACGTGGAGAACGAGGCTCTGGAGCAGGATGATATGCCAGAGCGGGACCAGCCACGACGCAAGCACTCGCGTCGGAGCCTTCACAGATCAAGCAGTGGCACTGAGCACAAGGAGGAAAAGCCTGGCCTGGCCAGTGACAGCACTGAAAG CAGCATCCAGGAAACGAAGAGTCCCAGGGTGGACTTGCACATCCATTCAGATGTTCCGTTTCAGATGTTGGATGGGAACAGCGGTCTGAGCTCTGAAAAAATCAGCTATAACCCCTGGAGCCTGCGCTGTCATAAGCAGCAGCTGAGCCGCATGCGGTCAGAGTCCAAAGACCGAAAACTCTACA AGTTCCTTTTGCTGGAGAACGTGGTGCATCACTTCAGGCTTCCCTGCGTACTTGATCTGAAGATGGGGACCAGGCAGCACGGAGATGATGCGTCTGAGGAGAAGGCTGCTCGGCAGATGAAGAAGTGTGAACAGAGCACTTCTGCCACCTTGGGCGTGCGCGTGTGTGGGATGCAG GTCTATCAGCTGGACACAGGGCATTACTTATGCAGGAATAAATACTATGGACGCGGTCTTTCCATCGAGGGCTTCCGCAATGCCCTCTACCAGTATCTCCACAACGGCATTGAGCTGCGCAAGGACCTCTTTGAGCCTGTCCTCGCCAAACTGCGAAGCCTGAAGGCGGTTTTGGAGAGACAGGCCTCCTACCGCTTCTACTCCAGCTCCCTTCTCATCATTTACGATGGGAAGgacagcagggcagggatgTTTGTGGAGCGCCGGCCGGAGATGCGCCTGAAGCGGGTGGACAGCTCTCTCCCGGAGAGCCTTCAGGATGGCGGCAGCACGGAGCCCGGCTCCTCGGCCCAGCCCAAGGTGGACGTGCGTATGATTGACTTTGCACACAGCACGTTCAAAGGCTTTCGCGATGACCCCACTGTGCATGACGGACCCGACATGGGTTATGTATTTGGGCTGGAAAGCCTCATCAACATCATGGAACAGATGCGTGAGGAAAACCAGTAG
- the GMPPB gene encoding mannose-1-phosphate guanyltransferase beta isoform X1 gives MRALILVGGFGTRLRPLTLSRPKPLVEFCNKALLLHQLEALRQAGVTHVVLAVSYMSEALGAAMREQEQRLGIRISLSHEKEPLGTAGPLALARDLLAEGGEPFFVLNSDVICEFPFAALARFHQQHGGEGSLVVTRVEEPAKYGVVVSEADTGRICRFVEKPRVFVSNKINAGLYIFSPGILQRIQLRPTSIEKEIFPAMAQEGQLYAMELQGFWMDIGQPKDFLTGMCMYLQALRAQHPEKLHSGPGVVGNVLVDPSAKIGANCIIGPNVTIGAGVVVEDGVRIKRCTVLKGARIRSHSWLESCIVGWSCSVGQWVRTWVPPRGTGAQLLPSRLLGLRQVRMENVTVLGEDVIVNDELYLNGANVLPHKSIAESVPEPRIIM, from the exons atGCGGGCGCTGATCCTGGTGGGCGGCTTCGGGACGCGGCTGCGGCCGCTGACCCTGAGCCGGCCGAAGCCGCTGGTGGAGTTCTGCAACAAGGCGCTGCTGCTGCACCAGCTGGAGGCCCTCCGGCAG GCGGGCGTCACCCACGTGGTGCTGGCGGTGAGCTACATGTCGGAGGCGCTGGGGGCCGCCAtgcgggagcaggagcagcgG CTCGGCATCCGCATCTCCCTGTCTCACGAGAAGGAGCCGCTGGGCACAG CGGGGCCACTGGCGCTGGCACGGGACCTGCTGGCCGAGGGCGGGGAGCCCTTCTTTGTCCTCAACAGCGACGTGATCTGCGAGTTCCCCTTCGCGGCGCTGGCCCGTTTCCACCAGCAGCACGGCGGCGAGGGCTCGCTGGTGGTGACCCGCGTGGAGGAGCCAGCCAAGTACGGCGTGGTGGTGAGTGAGGCCGACACCGGCCGCATCTGCCGCTTCGTGGAGAAGCCACGCGTCTTCGTGTCCAATAAGATCAACGCCGGGCTCTACATCTTCAGCCCCGGCATCCTGCAACGCATCCAG ctgcGCCCCACCTCCATCGAGAAGGAGATCTTCCCAGCCATGGCGCAGGAAGGGCAGCTCTACGCCATGGAGCTGCAGG GCTTCTGGATGGACATTGGGCAGCCAAAGGACTTCCTTACGGGCATGTGCATGTACCTGCAGGCGCTGCGGGCTCAGCACCCCGAGAAGCTGCACTCGGGGCCCGGTGTCGTAGGGAACGTGCTGGTG gACCCCAGCGCCAAGATTGGGGCAAACTGCATCATCGGCCCCAACGTGACGATAGGGGCCGGCGTGGTGGTGGAGGACGGGGTGCGCATCAAACGCTGCACTGTGCTGAAGGGGGCCCGCATCCGCTCCCACTCCTGGCTGGAGTCCTGCATCGTGGGCTGGAGTTGCTCCGTGGGGCAGTGGGTGAGGACATGGGTGCCCCCACGGGGGACTGGGGCTCAGCTCTTGCCCTCCCGCCTCCTTGGGCTGC GGCAGGTACGCATGGAGAACGTGACAGTGCTGGGCGAGGACGTCATCGTCAACGATGAGCTCTACCTCAATGGGGCCAACGTGCTACCCCACAAGTCCATTGCCGAGTCCGTGCCAGAGCCACGCATCATCATGTAG
- the GMPPB gene encoding mannose-1-phosphate guanyltransferase beta isoform X2, with the protein MRALILVGGFGTRLRPLTLSRPKPLVEFCNKALLLHQLEALRQAGVTHVVLAVSYMSEALGAAMREQEQRLGIRISLSHEKEPLGTAGPLALARDLLAEGGEPFFVLNSDVICEFPFAALARFHQQHGGEGSLVVTRVEEPAKYGVVVSEADTGRICRFVEKPRVFVSNKINAGLYIFSPGILQRIQLRPTSIEKEIFPAMAQEGQLYAMELQGFWMDIGQPKDFLTGMCMYLQALRAQHPEKLHSGPGVVGNVLVDPSAKIGANCIIGPNVTIGAGVVVEDGVRIKRCTVLKGARIRSHSWLESCIVGWSCSVGQWVRMENVTVLGEDVIVNDELYLNGANVLPHKSIAESVPEPRIIM; encoded by the exons atGCGGGCGCTGATCCTGGTGGGCGGCTTCGGGACGCGGCTGCGGCCGCTGACCCTGAGCCGGCCGAAGCCGCTGGTGGAGTTCTGCAACAAGGCGCTGCTGCTGCACCAGCTGGAGGCCCTCCGGCAG GCGGGCGTCACCCACGTGGTGCTGGCGGTGAGCTACATGTCGGAGGCGCTGGGGGCCGCCAtgcgggagcaggagcagcgG CTCGGCATCCGCATCTCCCTGTCTCACGAGAAGGAGCCGCTGGGCACAG CGGGGCCACTGGCGCTGGCACGGGACCTGCTGGCCGAGGGCGGGGAGCCCTTCTTTGTCCTCAACAGCGACGTGATCTGCGAGTTCCCCTTCGCGGCGCTGGCCCGTTTCCACCAGCAGCACGGCGGCGAGGGCTCGCTGGTGGTGACCCGCGTGGAGGAGCCAGCCAAGTACGGCGTGGTGGTGAGTGAGGCCGACACCGGCCGCATCTGCCGCTTCGTGGAGAAGCCACGCGTCTTCGTGTCCAATAAGATCAACGCCGGGCTCTACATCTTCAGCCCCGGCATCCTGCAACGCATCCAG ctgcGCCCCACCTCCATCGAGAAGGAGATCTTCCCAGCCATGGCGCAGGAAGGGCAGCTCTACGCCATGGAGCTGCAGG GCTTCTGGATGGACATTGGGCAGCCAAAGGACTTCCTTACGGGCATGTGCATGTACCTGCAGGCGCTGCGGGCTCAGCACCCCGAGAAGCTGCACTCGGGGCCCGGTGTCGTAGGGAACGTGCTGGTG gACCCCAGCGCCAAGATTGGGGCAAACTGCATCATCGGCCCCAACGTGACGATAGGGGCCGGCGTGGTGGTGGAGGACGGGGTGCGCATCAAACGCTGCACTGTGCTGAAGGGGGCCCGCATCCGCTCCCACTCCTGGCTGGAGTCCTGCATCGTGGGCTGGAGTTGCTCCGTGGGGCAGTGG GTACGCATGGAGAACGTGACAGTGCTGGGCGAGGACGTCATCGTCAACGATGAGCTCTACCTCAATGGGGCCAACGTGCTACCCCACAAGTCCATTGCCGAGTCCGTGCCAGAGCCACGCATCATCATGTAG
- the AMIGO3 gene encoding amphoterin-induced protein 3 — MSLQAPTDLLWPWVAKLLLLLQLCAHGHAPRAAPLPHSCPAACICTSDLLSCSRQMLQHVPRALPPTATTLDLSHNALTQLHDRWLATLPHLEALHISHNQIKDLSPQAFHNASYLRHLDMSSNHLHAVETHYFDALVSLEELLLYNNRIMRVDENAFAKLSGLRKVYLSWNNLTTFPFHSVQGLGNYSLRTLDLSSNSLSSIPVEELAALPENIRNGLYLHNNPVRCSCPLYLMLQRWKQRGFSSVKDFFEEHTCKVSDNVPRSLIKFLKYSHMFENCSAGPEDVHPVPFPVMVGQTLLLACNTSLPATATTYMWISPHHEPIKHPGNSNRSLEVYHNGSLKIAAAKPWHSGVYVGLAINSPRNFSRLCEVNVTVHYPKPDGEIFSTGLTTLLGCIVSLLLVLMYLYLTPCRCLSCCKKAAPLSPPQECSAQSSILSATPPATDGPNRKASANKHVVFLEPVRETQNGKIRLALGEDFPDPKHSKVLQLKSDSESISSVFSDTPIVS, encoded by the coding sequence ATGTCCCTGCAGGCGCCCACAGACCTGCTCTGGCCGTGGgtggcaaagctgctgctgctgctccagctgtgtGCCCACGGCCACGCTCCCCGTGCTGCCCCACTGCCCCACAGCTGTCCAGCCGCCTGCATCTGCACCTCCgacctgctgagctgcagccgGCAGATGCTGCAGCACGTGCCCCGGGCACTGCCGCCTACCGCCACCACGCTGGACCTCAGCCACAATGCCCTCACCCAGCTCCACGACCGCTGGCTGGCCACCCTCCCGCACCTCGAGGCCCTCCACATCAGCCACAACCAGATTAAGGACCTTTCTCCGCAGGCTTTCCACAATGCCTCCTACCTGAGGCACCTCGACATGTCCTCCAACCACCTGCACGCTGTCGAGACGCACTACTTTGACGCGCTGGTGAGcttggaggagctgctgctctaCAACAACCGCATTATGCGAGTGGATGAAAATGCCTTCGCCAAGCTGAGCGGCCTGCGGAAAGTTTACCTGAGCTGGAACAACCTGACCACCTTCCCCTTCCACTCAGTGCAGGGGCTGGGAAACTACAGCCTCCGCACGCTGGACCTCTCCTCCAACAGCCTGAGCAGCATCCCTGTGGAGGAGCTGGCGGCTCTGCCTGAAAACATCAGGAACGGCTTGTACCTGCACAACAACCCCGTCAGGTGCAGCTGCCCGCTCTACCTGATGCTCCAGCGCTGGAAGCAGCGAGGTTTCAGCTCCGTAAAGGATTTCTTTGAAGAACACACCTGCAAGGTGTCTGACAATGTGCCCCGGTCTCTGATCAAGTTCCTCAAATACAGCCACATGTTTGAGAACTGCTCAGCGGGCCCCGAAGACGTGCACCCTGTGCCCTTCCCCGTGATGGTGGGCCAGACCCTCCTGCTCGCCTGCAACACCAGCCTGCCGGCCACGGCCACCACCTACATGTGGATCTCCCCTCACCACGAGCCCATCAAACACCCGGGGAACAGCAACCGCTCCTTGGAGGTCTACCACAACGGCAGCCTGAAGATCGCAGCGGCCAAGCCCTGGCACTCGGGGGTCTATGTGGGTTTGGCCATCAACAGCCCCCGCAATTTCAGCAGGCTGTGCGAAGTCAACGTGACGGTTCACTACCCCAAGCCGGACGGGGAGATCTTCAGCACCGGCCTCACGACCCTGCTGGGGTGCATCGTGAGCCTGCTGCTCGTGCTCATGTACTTGTACCTCACGCCCTGCCGCTGCCTGAGCTGCTGCAAGAAGGCGGCTCCTCTCAGCCCTCCGCAGGAGTGCAGCGCCCAGTCCTCCATCCTCAGCGCCACTCCCCCTGCCACCGACGGGCCAAACCGCAAGGCCAGTGCCAACAAGCACGTGGTCTTCCTCGAGCCCGTCAGGGAGACGCAGAACGGCAAGATCCGCCTGGCCCTTGGTGAGGACTTCCCTGACCCCAAGCACTCCAAGGTCCTGCAGCTCAAGTCGGACTCGGAGTCCATCAGCTCTGTCTTTTCGGACACCCCCATTGTGTCGtag